CAAAATTTTATCGCCGGTGATCAGGCAACCGATACGGAAGAAGGAACAGAAAATGGTTCGCCGGAGCAGCGTACACAAGCACGAATGTTTTTTAAACGGCAAGAGGACTTTGACGTGTTGAGTGCGGCCGTTGAGAGAATTTTTCCTGATGATGATGTAGGCCCGGGCGCTATAAGTCTGGCAGTACCTTATTATATTGACAAGCAGCTTGCAGGCGAATATGGGTTTAATTCGCGAGAATATATGAATGGTCCTTTTTTTGAAGGTGCTCCTACCCAAGGTCCGCAATCGGGATTACTGCGTAGAGACGCATTTCTTCACGGTGTTCGCACAATCCAAAATATAGCCGAAAATCAATTTAACGAGTCTTTCTTTGATCTGGAAGTGGACACCCAAGATGAAATTTTAGAAGCATTTGAGGAAGGCGACGTTGATATGACGGGCATTACTTCCGATG
The Salicibibacter kimchii DNA segment above includes these coding regions:
- a CDS encoding gluconate 2-dehydrogenase subunit 3 family protein, which encodes MADENDEQQTQGISRRQFLKNSGYVVGGAVGGGILGGVFTQNFIAGDQATDTEEGTENGSPEQRTQARMFFKRQEDFDVLSAAVERIFPDDDVGPGAISLAVPYYIDKQLAGEYGFNSREYMNGPFFEGAPTQGPQSGLLRRDAFLHGVRTIQNIAENQFNESFFDLEVDTQDEILEAFEEGDVDMTGITSDEFFAMLRTATIEGAYSDPVYGGNLNMEGWRQIQYPGPQMAYTNVIDGEFEEIDPISLYDHHE